The Rhinolophus sinicus isolate RSC01 linkage group LG07, ASM3656204v1, whole genome shotgun sequence genomic interval TTGGAACAAAGAAACTTTACTAAATGAGTACTCTAAACTAGAAAGGAGCACAATCAGactcaatatttatttgaaaagaaaaaaaaaaagagaggctaGGTTTGCTGGCTAATCTTTCCCTGGCTTACTTGTGGGCCTGTGCTCCGCGTCGTCAGGCAGCCACACACCCATGCTCTGTAAAAGGTTGGAGGCAGGTCCTGCCAGGCCAGCTTGGCAACTATATGATTCCAATATATTTGAAACCAGGTTCAGGTCTACATCCACGGGTGTCATAACAGATCCTCCTGCACCGGAATCTTCCTCATCTGAATTGCTTTTGGTAGTCTGGGATAGAGGTTCCTTAttcatggaggaaaaaagaaaatcatgggaTGATACCGTTAAGTTAGATGGTAGTTAACAATAAAAAGCTAACTTAAGCAACAATGTAAAATTGaattccaaattaaaaagaaaatatcttatcCTTGTtgatagaaagtaaaaataaagtctaGTAAACTACATAATTTAACACACAGTAAAATTTGGTTCCCAAGATTAGAACACACTTCTTCCTAGGAAAAGTTTCTACAAATTGAGTGGGTTTCTTCCCTATTTTGAAATAGCCCAATGGAGATAACCAGGGTTAAGGAGGTACACTTACAGGTTgcctaaaagtttttaaagaaataaacataaagatgaacataacaaaaaagaatcaatttttttctaaatgaaagatGCTAGGTTCCCCTTGCCCCCACcccaaagaaaaatcttaaagtaaAAACCTGAAGCTTTTTGAGGTCAAACCACAAAGACTCTGAATTGTTAACTTGAGCCTCTGAGTTTCGTGGTTTGGGAAGGATTTGAAAAGCTGCCGCCTGATATATAGACCTTTGTATCTTTGCTACTctaagtgtggtccatggaccagcagcttGTGCATCTTTTAGGAGCTTGTCAGAGATGGAAAAATCTCAGGCCACACCCCTGAATCTCTATTTTAAGGTCTTTATTTGGCTCATATTCACATTAAAAGTTAAGAAACACTGCTTTAGATAAATCTAATGTATGGTTTCTATCAGGTTTTGGTAATACTGGAAATGACTATAGTTTTAAATGTGGTTTAGGTGATGAAAGCAAGGGAGTAACATTAATTAAAGGCCCATTATTGGTTTCACCGTTATTCCATTTGGTTCTCATGTTAATTCTATGACATGAGGATTATTAGTTAATGGATACATTCACAGTGGACAGCTGAGATGGATTTCAAACCCTAACCCATGAGACTCCAGGGTCCATTCTCTTTCCGTAATTTCTCTATCCAGAATTAGACAGTGCTGGTATAAAAAGTAGGATTAAAAACATGAGTGGAAGATGAATTCTAAATTTGGCCCTAAATTAgggaaacacacaaaacaaacactaTTAGCACTTGAAAGTTATTAGGATATTTaagatcctttttaaaaaatcgacTTAAGCTGTTAGTAGTAGTATACAACCATATATGAATTTCAACACATcacatgcctttttattttaaatcctgatGGATAACATAGAGCAAGCAATATAATTAAGGCTTATGTTTagcaaaataaagttaataatcCTTCATCTTATCAGAATCAGGAAAAATCAGCATTCTTATGTATTTCAAATCAAATTCATTACAAAAACATTTATCATAAATCacgaaaaaaagataaaatatggtTTTAGCTATCCTTCATTATAGACTCAGAAAGGGAAAGAGGTTAAACACACATACCATTTGCTTCTGGGTGGTGAAACTTTTGCCAATGCTGGTATGTGCCAGTTCCTGGTCCATCTGGGCCATATATGACTTGAGATCATCAAGAGTTCCTTTTACAGATGCTTCTCCCCCGTGTTCCTGGGTTTCAAGATCCACGTTATCATCACTATCTAAACTTTCAAAGTCTTCTTCATCCAGGTCGTCGGAGTCCGATTCTTGAGGCCCTGGCCCTACAGCCCAACACAGAAAAAGCCACTTGGTaaatttttttgagtgattaaACTTCTCAAAAGAATTCGAATTATTATCTGCAGGAAAGGACCGATATACATAAGGAAACTACTTCACAAAAATCACTTCCAGAAAATGGTACTGCTGGAAGATATTTGCAGAAACGTACACAGATTGAACTGAAAGATTcctcctttattctattaactATGAATTAAAagtttgtacttaaaaaaataaaaaaatctacataatacatgaatacattttGATGTAAACATTCAAGCCACATGGAATTACTGTCTCACATTTCACTTTCTTCCCAGAGGTAAGCACCTTCGAACAGTATGGTGGGTACCCAGACCTTTATCTATGCAGttctgtacatatatataaacatacagttgatttttcttttttacagataCACATATTGAACTATGGTTGcttttcacttatttatatgTCTTGGAGGTCCTTCTCTGCCAAAACATATAGATTCTTTATTAAGACAttcttaattatttcataatataggtgtacagttgacccctgaacaaTGCAGAGGTTGGGATGCAACCCCTGTGTAGTCAAAAACCCACGTATagcttttgactcccccaaaactttactaatagctcactgttgaccagaagcctacCAATAATatagttgattaacacatatttggTATGTTCTATgtactatatactatattcttacactAAAGTAAGCTGGAGAAAATGACATGTTATTAACAAAATTACACAAAAGAGAacatacatttacagtatttattgaaaaacatccacatataagtggacccacacagttcaaacccatgtaaGGGTCAATTGTACAATGATGTATTTAACCATTTCCTTTTTGGTAGACATTTAGAATATTCCAATTTTTCACTACTACAAAGCTGCAATCACTATCTTAGCATACATATCTTTTTCAAAGATTCCTGGAAGTGACATTGCTAAGTCAAAGGTTATAAACATTCTAGAGTACCAAACTGCCCTGTGAAAAGATGATTTACACTTCTCACCTCCAATTTGAACAGTGCTCATTTCTCCGACCCTTGAGAAAACTGGTTATTATCAATCTTTTAAGTCTTTGCCAATATGATGGGCAAAAAAGtaactttttacttttattgtgtATTTACTTGCTTATAGttaactattttcaaatatttattgactatatttcttctTCAAGGCACTGCCTGTTTATATCCTTGGTTGACTTTTTCAACTGGGCTagctgtctttttattattagcaTGTAAGtctaaacaagaaaaaacaatgtaatatggGAGCCAAGGTAAACCCTGTCTAAACACAcagcattcactcattcaacaaatatttaatgaacagcTACTACGTCAAATACTGAGCTAACCATCCTCTGCAAAATCATTCAATAGGGCAATAATTCATGGTTGAAAGTAACTCAAAATCATgaagagaaagcaaatattttgtcttcCAAGAGATCCAATGCTCCAATGCTCCAATGCTCTAGCAACAACCATACTACTTacagtttcaaaatgaaaataaacatcacACTATAACTTACCTAAAATCttatcaaaataattaagaaaagaatctgCATCAAAAGTGATTGGAGCCTCAGAAGGTTCTCTGCAAGATTAAAGGAAAAAGACAGTTTATCCCAAACACAGCTTTTTGAAACTTTTCCTAAAGTGGTGCCACTGTGAGGACCACCACCAGAAATAGAATCTCAAATGAGGTGCAGCAAGCAGAGttacagtttatattttaaaaatccttataaCTACTGGTCTTGCAGGGTAACAGAAATGGGAGGAAGactgataaaataaaagtaacaattaTACTTTGTTTATGCACATTTAACTTATGCTGATTTAGAGCTCGACCCACCCTCCATCTCCCACAAGATATATCTAATATTAGCAAAAGGAGTTATTTATCCAAGTTAATTTAAATATAGTCTATCTCTTTAAgaatcaaatctttaaaaattaagaccaaACCGTCCCTTATCTGTTTTCTTAAAGAGAGAATAttgaacataaattttaattttcacatgagCTCAAGAGCATCAACAATAAAGATATATTTGTTGGGCAAGTAACAATTCCATCTACTTTTTCCCTCATTACTTGCCAAATGTAACTTTCCCCttcttctgttattatttcttcctctgaTGAACCCTTTTATCCCACTCTTTTGAGTTTGAAGCTTCCAATTTGCTTGCGGGTGGGAGATCAGAAGTCTGAGCTTGCAGAGAGCTAGATGTTAAGAGCCCACAAGGTACTGAGTAAAAGTCTAAAGAGTAAATAATGCCTGACCAATGTGATATatgcctgaagctgaagtagaataatattgaatgtcaactataactaaatatataggtatgtatagtcacgggatgtggagtacaacatagggaagatagtcgatggtattgtaacagctgtataagatgtcagaggggtagtagggtGGGGGGTgcgttatcactttatgaggggtttaaatgtaattatgctgctttgtacacctgaaactaattaaaagaatggaaaaaaataaaaataaagagtaaataaagTACATAGTTGCCCTGCATAGCTCTGGGATGGTGGCATTGAGATCTGCTGAGTGGTCTCTCTAGCTTACTTCAATGATAGCGAAGGATAAGGTGACCAGAAATCTGCCACCAGATAAGTAAGTTATCATGGTAATAGGCACCAAAAGAGGGAAACAAAGCAGTACAAATAAAGCAGTATGAATCATTAACTAAAAAAAAGTGTGGAACTGGCAGTGATCAATGACTTCAACATCTGGGTtataactatttaaatatttatactttaacACAAATTACCGAGGCAGCTCTGCTCCTTTGTGGGTTGAGACTTTGGATATGAAAGCTTTCATGCTCTTTGAGACTTGAGTTAAGTCATAGCTCTCCTCCTTGGAAACAGACTCTGGTTCTTTTTTGCCAGCAGCTTCCTCCAGTAGCTGGTCCAGCTGATCTGGTGAGAGATCTAACCACTGGTCATCTAAAAGAGAAAGCATGATACTGCCATACTACATTCACACGACAGGCATCTTACGAAAGGACCCTGTGAGACTTAatggaatgttttcattttttctaaccCTTCTGCTCTATCCTGGTCCATTACTTACCATCTTCTGGGGGAAGATCAGCTTCTTCCTTCTTAAGCATTTCAATATCAAATGGTATTGTCTGTAATAAGGTTAAGATTTCTTCACCTGGGCTCATAGTAAGAGAGCTATGAAAAAAGACATAAGTATTTTTTATAAGAGTGCTCAGaataataatcacaaaaatataGTATTTTGAAGTCAAAAGGAATTATCTAATTTGTTTGTAAACATTTGTTTTAGGATACAGATCCCTTTcctcaaataaaattttaccagGAACTGTAAAATTTAAGAGCTCAAAGAAAAACTGCtggggccggccggtggctcaggtggttagaactccatgctcctaactccaaaggctgttggttcgattcccacatgggccagtgggctctcaaccacaaggttgccgggtcaacacctcgagtcccgcaagggatggtgggctccgccccctgcaactaagattgaacacggcaccttgagctgagctgccgctgagctcccagatggttcagttggttggagcgtgtcctcctgaacggcaccctccacaactaagactgaaaggacaacaacttgacttggaaaaaagtcctggaagtagacactgttccccaacaaagtcctgttccccttccccaataaaatctttaaaaaaagaaaaaaggaagaaaaactgctttgcacagcaaaggaaaccaccaacaaaatgaaaaggcaacctattgaatgggagaaaatatttgcaaaccatgtatctgacaaggggttaatatacacaatatataaagaactcatgtaactcaaaggcaaaaaaaatctgattaaaaaacagacagaggacctgaacagacattttcccaaagatacAAACGGTaaataggtatatgaaaagatgcccaacatcattaatcatcacagaaatgccaatcaaaacaacaatgaggtatcacctcacatctgttagaatggctattatcaaaaagacaagaaatcagaagtgttggtgaggatgtggagaaaagggaacccgtgtgcactgttgatgggaatgtaaattgatgcagccactatggaaaacagtatggaggttcctcaaaaattaaaaatggagttaCCATATTGATCCAGtaacccacttctgggtatgtatccaaaggaaatgaaaataggatattgaagagatatctgccctcccatgttcactgcagcattattcacaatagctaagatataaaAACAACTTTAAGTGTCCATaaacagataaatgaagaaagaagatgtggcatatatactcattagaatattatttagcaagaAAGCAGCAAATCCTgccgtttgcgacaacatggatggaacctgagggtgttatgctaagtaaaatatgccagacaaagaaagacaaatactgtatggtatcacttatatgtggaatctgaaaaaaaaaaagtcaaactcatagaaacagagcagAAAAGTGACTGCCAGGGACTAGTGGGtgagggaaatagggagaggttggtaacaGCATAGAAACTTTCTGCTATAAGATGAATAGTCTGAGGTTCTAATGTAAACCATGGTGATATAGTTGTTAACACTGTATTAcgtaattgaaatttgctaagatagtagaacttaaatgttctcaacacaacaaaaatataaatatgaggtgatggacatgttaattaactagatagtaggaatcctttcacaatgtatacatatagcAAACCAccacaatgtacactttaaatatcttacaattttgtcagttatatctcagtaaagtggaaaaaaaaaaagaaaaactgctttTATTGAAATGGAGGCTGGTGGCTCAGAGACCTACCCTTTGGCACTGCAGCAGGCTCCATGGAACACTGTCATGAAGCTACTGGTCTAATATAATTCTTTCGATCTGTACGTATCttacacagaagaaaagaaaatccagaggaaagtatgaacaaaaattaatctgttagattaatttatattaaattatatgctAAGCTAGCacttgaaatacattttcttatttagtcCTCTAATTACTATTATGAGGacgtatattatttatatgtaataatcctgttttaaagatgagaaaaccagTACCCAGTAAAGTTCTACAATTTTTGTAAGGTCATTTAGTTAGACTGAGCAAAGGCTTGAGATCAATTCTTCTGATACTATTTTGTGCTCTTCCTATTATAAACTGATGAGGAAATATACAGAGATCATTTATATGATGAGTGAGTTATTTTATGATGGTGATGTGACTTGTTATATAAATTGATGAAACTCTGTCTGAACTAGTTAGAAAGGAGCAAATCAAGTCATATAATGAGCTTGCATTCATGTAATAAACATTTGCATACCTTGCGAAATCATgtaggtgataaaaaaaaattgtccctaCTCCATATTAGTAGGAGAGAGAAATTagtaggaaggaagaaagaaatatacaaataatcataataaattacaaattataaaGTTGTATAGGAATACCAAATACTACAGCGAGTCATAGGAAAAGGTAATTACATTCATTGGGGGCAGAGTagttgagagacagagagagagagagagaatatggaaGAGCAGATTAGGCCTTAAAGAACACGGAGGATTCTGACAGGTAAGGCATGGTAGAGAAACTTTAGGCGGGGGAAATGAGCAGTTGCATAGAGGCAGGGCAGTGAGGAACATGTTCAGAGAGAGAATGGCGTTCAGTTTGGCTGAAGCGTGGAAGCTGAGGCTGAACAGAGGACTGGGATGAGAGCACCGTGAGCCTAAGAGGGCTGAGAAGTTTGGGTTCCATGAAACAAGCAGTGGGTGACCACTGATGACtgctttgctatttttaatttttgttttaagagatTTAAACAATATAGAGAAGTTCTAAAGCTAATACAACAAAACCATATACTTACCACCCAGAATAATATTGTTATATAAACTTCTCATCAAaatatatgattacatttatactttgaacataaaaaattaaactagTAACATGTGcatgtactttaaaaaacatattctaGATAAAGCTAATGATTCCTGTGATGATCAGCACTAGCAGTTCCAATCCATTCTCCTGCTGCCCAGAGGTGACTGCTCTCACAAGTATCATTCTGGGCATGtgcgtgcatgtatgtgtgtgcgtgtgtgcgtgcatgcgtgtgtgtgtgtgtttctatgttgtatttgcagtttgttttctttacctGGAATGTTATTCCCCCAAATACCTGATACCTGTACACCTCATtccctcacttcattcaggtctcttCTCACTGGAACTACTATTATCATATATGTTTTCCTTCTTACATCTTTCTGTATTTGCTATAATGAATGAATATGTTAACTGTATAAcaaactttattatttaaaaagaactacCTAACCACCAATCTATCTAATTTTTGGGAGAAGACCTAACTCTCCTACATATGActcaaatttcttaatttctcttcaaCCCAAGACTGTAAGGTAACAGTTCTCAACAGGAGTGGCCTCCTAGATGCAGAGAGGAATCATCCCGGGGAGATTCCCCTAATCTGAGGGCTATCTCCCTTACTCTCCTGACTCCATTTCCCAAGTTTTCTTAAATGATACCCTAAAAAGGCATCCTCTTTTCCATCAATTACTGACATAACACTGATGGTAATGGGACAAAGCTGCCCCTACATACTTGGGGAAGAGTAAAGACTGCTCTAAAGTCATTACCACCTCACAGACAACTGATCTCTCAGCATCAACTTGGCTTCACAGTCTTCAAAGAACGTTCTATTACACAAATACGTGGTGTTTAAAGTGTTGACAATGTGGTTCAAAACCAGATCAgtttgactaaaaaaaaaaaaaaatagagcccacaacaaaacaaaaaccacaaacacacaaCTTGGGACCTTTTTATCCATAACATACACAAagctatttctttcattttatctttaagtATCTCAAATTCAATTTTgcaaacataaattataatttttttccactatTCGAATTCTGACCTTTGATTCCTCCATGCAATAGACTTCTTGCTTGAGCTGTATTTTCCTTGTGCCACACTGACAAGGAAGTGTCCTCAGCGGACAAAGATAAAGCAGACCTCACCAAATGCGATTTTCTTCTTTCAAGGGTACTATTCCCTCCAATTTTTGCCTGATTTTTGTTGtcttcaaattattattttttatattctgcCCAGGGTTTGTAATTGAAATCAGCAGGGGATAGTCCAATATGTTACTTCAATACTACCAGAACTAAAACTCTACTAAATTTTAAAGGGGTACCATTTCCTTCCaaccctgtgtttgtttctttccttccctagGAAATGTGTGGTAGGTTAGAATGAGATTTGATTTGGAAGCTGAATGTCTGCTTCATCCTGTGCTTCAGAACCACTTAAAATAGCTAAACACAGCCTAGAACTCCTATAGGAATTAAGCGCTTGGCTCAATACCAGGattgcctgagtttgaatcctaggTCTGtcatttatttgctgtgtgacctttggcagaTTACTTACTCTCTCTTGGCCTCAGCTTCTCAGCTGTAAATAGGGAACAATAACAATTGTACTTATTTCACAGGGCTGTCATGGGGGACTAAACAAGTTTAAAGTGGCCTCTGCTTtctaagtactcaataaatgttagccattatacagtggtggtggtggtggtgctggtggtacTGGTGGtactggtggtgctggtggtgctggtggtgctggtgataagtgctgctgctgctgatgtgccgatgatgatgatgatagatgcCAGTGCCAAAGATCTTCTGTCACAAcacctctcccccaaccccaaccctgtCAGTAGTCGTGACCCTTGCCATTAACTGTTTAAACATGTAAACTCCAACTTCTGCAACTATCCTTAAGAGTAAGTAACTCCTTAACTTCTGGCCAGTTACCACTCCGCTGCCATGATTAAGTAGTGCTAAACTCACCTTTCCGGCTGGTTTACCGAGAGTTGGAAGTAGTTCTTTGCCATTTCTACTCTTTCCTGGTACTGTGCAGAACCTTCTATGAGtccctaaaaaataaataatggccTATCAGAGCATTATTTACATGCTGTTATTAAAATAACATGCTCACCAGCAACTTTCAGGGAGGTGGTGTATGGTATACAATATATTGTTCAGGAATCATGAGGCCTGAGTCCTAGTACCAGTTTTGTCATTAATATATCTGTTTGGGCctccatttcttcaaataagagGACTAGGTTAGATGTAATGATTCCTAATCCTTTTCACCGTTAAGGGCCTCTTTTCAATTTGGaagattttctattatttaattagTTATTAAGAAACAATTGATTAACCagtattaatttataaaacaaagtacaAATAGAGCCAAAAAATAGCATAATCCCACCTTAACTATGATTTGTTTTTCACATGCATATTTATAGTGGCATTCGTACTTAATATTTtacactctttaaaaaatatactacatAAATACTTTTCCATATTGCTACACACAGTCTTTATAATCCTCATATCCTTACAGACTTTTCTACTTCTTGGATGTTTCCTTAAAATAGATTATTGAAAGTAAAGGTTCTGAGTTTGACTCTTTCTATAGCTCTTGGGACACACTACTACGTTACTTTCCAGGTGAGGTTCTACCAGTTTACAATGTTATCAGCAATGAATAGAAGTATTAATTTCACCATACTCCCAACAGCACTGAATAACGTTCACATCCTTTTTTACATGCATGAGAAACAGTCTTTATTATTGTGTTCATATGCATATCTTTACTACTTGTGACAGTgaatattttaagggaaatttacTAGCGATCATTCTGTAGTATTTTAAATCCCCGTCTTTGCTAATTTTGCTATTTGGAGTCTTCACATTTGCTTTATAGATTTGTGAAAGTTGTTCACCTGACACAAATaataacttttatcattttataaaaatgttatgtcTTTCTAACACTGGAAACAGTTCATAGACACCTCCTCATCACCACTCAGCTAGAACAGTTCCTTTAAATTCTAGCTCCTATAATTATGTTACATGTTAAAAATGGACCATAGGACTTTAAATCATTGGCTTGATTATCCCTGGatagtacaattttaaaaatgcattgcaAGTCCTACCTTAAAGTAATCATTCTTTTTTAGACTTTCAAGAAAGCCAGCCCAGAGTGGTGAGGTAGTCACAGCGGATTTTTTGGAGTCAGAAAAATGTGGGCTACATTTGGAGCATAGAATCTCAAATCCGTGAGCCTAGAGGGAATAgataaaagttttattattaggttactttctttccatttagTCACACTCAAGAATTAGGTGACTGGATACATGGGCATGTGGACATTTATAAcactttgaattttataaaaaatatgactttatttctaAGCTTCTTAATCTCTGTAGAtcactaaaaattataaagagaaagcaaataataCAAAACAAGGATTCTTGTTCTCTtcagagagatttattttctcgCTGATTATAAAACCAGAAATTTaaacttatttcttatttacttaaaaaaggCTTGTAGAAGGTTTCTTGTCTGTCTaacagaaattataaattaattgagGGTGGTCTCAGACATATTAAAGGGAGAGAATCACTTCATTTTAAGAGtcctttgattaaaaaatataataaatgcacGTGGCAAAATAATTCCAACAGGAAGCTTCCCTGATCACTCCAGAGGAAATGACTTTTACTGATTTCTTCCATATCCCTTTAGAAGTAATCTGTGCACTCAagcagatatgtgtgtgtgtctgtatagtCTCTTACTCCATACCTTTTATTACTAAATGGCAACATACATAGTTCTGAaccttgctttttcacttagtcatatgctTTGAAGATCATTTCATATGAGCACACATAAATTTAACTATCTCATTTCATAAACAGACCATAATTTAACTATTTCCCTACTATTTATTAGACATTTAGGTAGTTTTCAGTCTTTTGCTACTACAAACACTGCTGTCATGAGTATTGTCATATATCTTTGTGCACATGTAAACTACATGGAGGATAAATTTCTGAAAGTGAAGATGCTGACCAGAAGGGTCTGGCATTTTAAATGCTGAAGAATATTGACAAATTTTGTTCTAAGAGATTGAATCAATTATATTCCTATCAATAATGTTTGTGAGTACTATCTCTTTCTCTACATATTTTCACCAAGCCAGTATATATTAACATACTTTTTAATACTTGCCTATCAAATagtaaaaatactattttgtagctttaaatcacatttgttttattatatgaGCAAAGGTCAACATATTGCATATGTTTAGattaaaaatcagttgtatttcctGTTCTATGGACTATCTTTTCATGgtttctgaacatttttttattaatggattagtatttttttcatattaacttGTAGAAACTCTATATATTAGAGAAAGCAGCTCTTTGCTacttaaattgaaaataacaatacTTTCTCCATGTTTATGTTCTTTAGACTGTATTTATGGGGTTTTTCTTTCCcacacaaaaatgtttaatttttat includes:
- the ECD gene encoding protein ecdysoneless homolog; the encoded protein is MEENMKLATVEDTVEYRLFLIPDEPRDPEKHKQILQKYIERIMTQFAPMLFPYIWQNQPFNLKYKPGKGGVPAHLFGMTKFGDNIEDEWFIVYIVKQITKEFPELVARIEDNDGEFLLIEAADFLPKWLDPDNSTNRVFFCHGELCIIPAPRKPGAVSWLPTTPPTIPQALNIISTHPEKVLASESIRAAVNRRIRGYPDKIQASLHRAHCFLPAGIAAVLKQQPRLVAAGVQAFYLRDPIDLRACRIFKTFLPETRIMTSVTFTKCLYAQLMQQKFMPDRRSGYKLPAPSHPQYRAHELGMKLAHGFEILCSKCSPHFSDSKKSAVTTSPLWAGFLESLKKNDYFKGLIEGSAQYQERVEMAKNYFQLSVNQPESSLTMSPGEEILTLLQTIPFDIEMLKKEEADLPPEDDDQWLDLSPDQLDQLLEEAAGKKEPESVSKEESYDLTQVSKSMKAFISKVSTHKGAELPREPSEAPITFDADSFLNYFDKILGPGPQESDSDDLDEEDFESLDSDDNVDLETQEHGGEASVKGTLDDLKSYMAQMDQELAHTSIGKSFTTQKQMEPLSQTTKSNSDEEDSGAGGSVMTPVDVDLNLVSNILESYSCQAGLAGPASNLLQSMGVWLPDDAEHRPTSKPGKD